The following proteins come from a genomic window of Pyramidobacter piscolens W5455:
- a CDS encoding cold shock domain-containing protein, translating into MKGKVKWFNSTKGFGFITTEEGKDVFVHFSAIKMDGYKSLEENEEVEFDVVDGEKGPQAANVVRL; encoded by the coding sequence TTGAAGGGCAAAGTGAAATGGTTCAACAGCACCAAGGGCTTCGGTTTCATCACCACCGAAGAGGGCAAGGACGTTTTTGTCCATTTTAGCGCTATCAAGATGGACGGCTACAAGTCCCTTGAGGAGAACGAAGAAGTTGAGTTTGACGTCGTCGATGGTGAAAAGGGCCCTCAGGCTGCTAACGTTGTCCGTCTGTAA
- the gltX gene encoding glutamate--tRNA ligase, translated as MADEVRVRFAPSPTGALHIGGAHTALFNWLWARHTGGKFILRIEDTDRVRSTAEYEETIIAGMKWLNLDWDEGPDVGGDYGPYRQTERLDLYSKYAQRLLDEGKAYKDGSAVIYKVPLGLDIGFDDEVYGHVDYKSDALIDGRTGVMKDIVLIKSDGFPTYNYAVVVDDHLMKISHVIRGEDHISNTPKQVLIYKALGWEMPKFAHLPMILGKDKKKLSKRHGATSVYEYRDMGYLPDSIFNFLALLGWAPKGNVEVFGRDLAIKEYELRNINRKSSVFDFDKLNFINQEHITEMPVREKFELVRPFWEEMGVDCDKLDLDYLGKCFGIMAGRGKTIKELAEFSDYLVTFVPVAARYDGSDLTDERRALLKKFNTDFLSRPELLTPEQMLAFAREWCDANGAKLKDIAMPLRYMLTGYKVSPGIFEVIELLGRDEVARRLRHYNVL; from the coding sequence ATGGCGGATGAAGTGAGAGTACGTTTCGCGCCCAGCCCCACCGGCGCGCTGCATATCGGCGGCGCTCACACGGCGCTTTTCAACTGGCTTTGGGCCCGTCATACCGGCGGAAAATTTATCCTTCGTATCGAGGACACCGACCGCGTCCGTTCGACCGCGGAATACGAAGAGACGATCATAGCCGGGATGAAATGGCTGAATCTCGACTGGGACGAAGGGCCCGACGTCGGCGGCGATTACGGACCGTACCGTCAGACCGAACGCCTCGACCTTTACAGTAAATACGCTCAGCGGCTTCTCGACGAAGGCAAAGCCTACAAGGACGGCAGCGCGGTCATCTACAAAGTGCCGCTGGGGCTGGACATCGGCTTTGACGACGAAGTCTACGGCCACGTGGACTACAAGAGCGATGCGCTGATCGACGGCCGTACCGGCGTGATGAAGGACATCGTCCTGATCAAAAGCGACGGTTTCCCTACCTATAATTACGCCGTCGTCGTCGACGATCATCTGATGAAGATCTCTCACGTCATCCGCGGCGAAGACCACATCTCCAACACGCCCAAGCAGGTCCTGATCTACAAGGCGCTGGGCTGGGAGATGCCCAAGTTCGCCCATCTGCCCATGATCCTCGGCAAGGACAAGAAAAAACTCTCCAAACGCCACGGCGCCACCAGCGTTTACGAATACCGCGACATGGGCTACCTGCCCGATTCGATCTTCAACTTTCTGGCGCTGCTGGGCTGGGCTCCGAAGGGGAACGTGGAAGTGTTCGGCCGCGACCTGGCCATCAAGGAATACGAACTTCGCAACATCAACCGCAAGTCCTCGGTCTTCGATTTCGACAAGCTGAACTTCATCAATCAGGAACACATCACGGAAATGCCCGTCAGGGAAAAATTCGAACTGGTCCGTCCGTTCTGGGAAGAAATGGGCGTGGACTGCGACAAACTCGACCTGGATTATCTCGGCAAATGTTTCGGGATCATGGCCGGCCGCGGCAAGACGATCAAGGAGCTGGCGGAGTTCTCCGACTATCTGGTGACCTTTGTCCCCGTGGCGGCCCGTTACGACGGCAGCGACCTGACGGACGAGCGCCGCGCCCTGTTGAAAAAGTTCAATACCGATTTTCTGTCTCGTCCCGAACTGCTCACGCCCGAGCAGATGCTGGCCTTCGCGCGCGAGTGGTGCGACGCCAACGGAGCCAAACTCAAGGACATCGCCATGCCCCTGCGCTACATGCTGACCGGCTACAAAGTCAGCCCCGGCATCTTCGAAGTGATCGAACTGCTGGGGCGCGACGAGGTGGCTAGAAGACTGCGGCACTATAATGTCCTTTGA